A window of Cryptomeria japonica chromosome 3, Sugi_1.0, whole genome shotgun sequence contains these coding sequences:
- the LOC131074895 gene encoding vacuolar protein sorting-associated protein IST1-like, which yields MLERLFGWSKASKCKFLLEILIKRLQVLQNKRKIQIKQLRNDIVELLKNGRHKSCLKRAKLLYKEQNLLDGYNLIVNFCVCIMEHISYVRRNNDLPPVLNEAVSSLIFASARCADLPELQGLRDLFAQRYGVEFVSAALDGNSDSSVGQQIIGKLSNKLATLDLKLKLMEEIAVEFSLPWDSSVTCADLGS from the coding sequence ATGTTGGAGAGATTGTTTGGGTGGAGCAAAGCCTCCAAGTGCAAGTTTCTCCTAGAAATACTTATAAAACGCCTGCAAGtattacaaaacaaaaggaaaatacaGATTAAACAGCTTAGAAATGATATCGTCGAGCTTCTCAAGAATGGAAGGCACAAAAGTTGCTTGAAACGTGCTAAACTCCTATACAAGGAACAAAATCTCTTGGATGGATATAATCTGATTGTAAACTTTTGTGTATGCATTATGGAACATATTTCTTACGTGCGAAGAAACAACGATCTTCCTCCCGTTTTGAATGAAGCAGTATCAAGCTTAATATTTGCTTCTGCCAGGTGTGCTGATTTGCCTGAGTTGCAGGGCTTGCGAGATCTTTTTGCGCAGAGATATGGAGTTGAATTTGTCTCTGCTGCACTGGATGGGAATTCTGATTCTTCTGTAGGCCAGCAAATTATTGGTAAATTGTCTAATAAATTGGCAACGCTTGATTTGAAGTTGAAATTGATGGAGGAAATAGCAGTCGAATTTAGCCTGCCATGGGATTCCTCAGTTACATGTGCAGACTTGGGAAGCTGA